A single window of Carassius auratus strain Wakin chromosome 9, ASM336829v1, whole genome shotgun sequence DNA harbors:
- the ramp1 gene encoding receptor activity-modifying protein 1, translated as MASVSWRHALFFLLAVNLSVLTTACSGHYGSVIEEFCLAKFKLDMEVLDQRQWCSWEDTVESYGELTNCTFLVALKMNCFWPNRMVDEFFIRVHRHYFHDCSMSGRLLHDPPNRILGPFIVVPILVTLLMTALVVWRSKRSEGIV; from the exons ATGGCATCAGTGTCGTGGAGACACGCGCTTTTCTTCTTGCTAGCCG TGAATCTGTCTGTGCTGACAACAGCATGCAGTGGTCACTATGGCAGTGTCATTGAGGAGTTCTGCCTGGCCAAGTTCAAGCTGGACATGGAGGTTCTCGATCAGCGCCAGTGGTGCAGCTGGGAGGACACAGTTGA GTCCTATGGAGAACTGACCAACTGCACGTTCCTGGTGGCTCTGAAGATGAACTGTTTCTGGCCCAACCGAATGGTGGACGAATTCTTCATCCGGGTGCACAGGCACTACTTCCATGACTGCTCAATGTCTGGACGGCTGCTTCACGATCCACCCAATCGGATCTTGGGGCCTTTTATTGTGGTGCCCATTCTGGTGACGCTACTCATGACTGCCCTAGTGGTGTGGAGGAGTAAACGCAGCGAGGGTATCGTATAA